The genomic stretch AGCACTCGAAGTCTAGGGCAACACATGAATTGCAAGGTTTGGAGATATGGCATCAGCTTTATATTATTGCTAGGTACTTCAGTTTTCCACTCTTCCAAATTTTCTCCATTTCTGAATGTGAGCAGTTTAAGCTTGGGGAATAGAGTAGTACTTTCATGTCTTTCAACTTGGTGATCTTCCATTATGCCTAACAATTCAGGGCCAAGTTTTCTGGAATCGAAATGCCAGAAACGAAGTGACTCGAGAGACGGTAGTTTTCCCAAAGCTGATGGCAATGAACTTATGCTGTAGCAATGATAAAACTCAATGTCTcgcaaaagattcaaggacatcATCCATGTTGGAGAGAATGTGCGGCAACAAGAGTGTCTTACTTTCAAAACTTTTAGCTTTGGATGAGGCTCAAAGAAATCAATTGCTGCATCGAATTCATGACGGTTTCCTTGGTATATGATGACGAGTTCACTGACGAGTTCCCAAGTGGCTAGTTCTACCTTGTTAGCCTCAGTTGCATGTTCTATATTCACAAGACTTTTCAAATGAATAGTCAAGTAATCGATTTTGAGCTTGCAATTCATCTTTGTTAACTCTCTGAGAGTCAAGTACTTGGTTTTGTCTCCAAAAGCTTCAATCCAATCTACATAACGCAACGAAGTTAGCCTTGAAATTCCTTTTGGTAGTCTTGAGAAAGCATCACTTTTGTAACAGTACAAAGATCTCAAGTTGATTAGCTTGCCCATACTTTCTGGTAGCTCTAGTAATGATCGACAGGACTCTAATTTGAAGGTTTGAAGGTTGCATAAGTTGCAAATTGCTTTTGGTAACTTAACCAAAGGATTGTTTGACAACCCAAGATATCTCAAATGTATCAAGTCACCAATATTCTCTGGCAATCTCTTGAGCCCacatttggacacattcaatgtCCGAAGATGTTTTAGAGTTAAGAAAGTGGAGCTATCAGTAGAGATATTCTTTTCCTGCCTTAAAATTAGAAAGGTGTGAAGAAACTTTTTATTGCCATCAGTCAATTCCAAATTAGGAAACTCAGCTTTAGACTCCATTGCTATGGTTAAATGTCGAGTACTTTGATCACCAAGTCTCTGCTTCTTCATAACATCTGAGTTTATATTAAGAGCTTCTATGATCTCACACTCTCTTTTTGTCAAATATTGGATGAAGTCATGTAGTATGTCATGCATCTTACAAACCACATTACTATCATCATATATGTCATTTGCTTCTTGAAAATCTTGAAAAAAAGATCTCattgttaaattttgaaaaacacTTGCCCCTTCTTCCTCACAACTTAGATAACCTTCTGACATCCACAATTCAACGAGTTGTCTCTTGTCGATCAAATAATCTTTTGGATATATGGAACAATGTAACAAACAAGGTTTCTCAAAAGAAGATAAATCAAGGTAACTTAATAGCAATGGACCAAAGAGATATTCTTCAACTTCACGAACTTTTAACTCCCACAATTGACTTCGCAAAACACCTTCCCATTCTTGTCTACTTCTCTTGAAATGCATGAGACCACCTAAAGTCTTGGCAGCCAAAGGTAGTCCCTTACATTTTTTCACAATTTGTACAGCAACATCTCTTAATTCTTCGATTTCTTCATTGTTTCTACCCTTAAAAGCACGTCTTTCGAATATCATTTGACACTCATTCTGATTCAACTCTTTTAACTTAATGATATGAGAAGTACTACTAGCTCCCATCACACGTGCTACACTCTCCTTTCGTGTGGTAACCAAGACTTTACTTCCTACACAGTCTAACTTCTTCAACATAATCTCTAATGGTTCCCACTTACTAGGCTCCTCGTTCCATACATCATCTAAAACAAGAAGAAAACGACTTTTACGTAGGCTAATAGAGATCCAATTAAACGCTGCTTCTAAGGTTTGAAATGTTGGGGGATTCCCATATTGGGTTTGACTTGAATCATCTTTTTCTTGGATGTGAGTTTGATTATCCTTATGAAGGTTTTCAGTAATGGCTGATGCAATTTTGAGTAAATCAAAAGGCTCAGAAACACACACCCAAATCCTCTTAGAAAAGTGATTCTTAACAGTTTCATTATTAAATGTCAACTGTGCCATGGTAGTTTTGCCAAGTCCTCCCATCCCCACAATGGAGATGACCTCAAGTTGTCCTTGGCCAACACCATGACTTGTCTCACACATTAACATATCTAACAACACCTCCTTATCTTGATCACGGCCATGAACTTCAGTTTCATCAATAAAAGAGGTAGTTTCTAATCTTCCCAAAACTTTCTCGGCATGAGTGTCGACTCTCGCCATGTTTTCTATTAGCCCCAAATGGCCTATTTGATTAGCCGCTCTAGTTACTTTCTCATcgagttcttcaattttttgtgAGATCTCACGGTGAGAAAAGTTGTTCACGCTgggaaaacaaaaacaaaaagtgGGCATGAAGAAACTAACCGAATTTCTCTTTCGAAACTCGCTCTCAATTTGGGTTTTGAGAATGAGAGTGTTCCATTGATCGAGCACATTACCCATCTCTTGAGCGTCATCTGCAAGCGTCTCCAGCCAAACTTTGACACTTTCACTATTGGTAGTCCATCTTTTGTTCTCAGCATCATGGAGTACAGCTCGAATGGACCTCAGATTTCTCTTCAAATTATCCACCCTTTGTTGAACTTTGCTGACCAAACTCACTTCTTTTATTAACTTCTCGAGAGGAAGAGAACCCAACAAGTCTACCACCATGGAAATCACAGCTTCAGCCATGGTTAAGAGAACACACAGAATTGATCAAGTTTGCAGATAAACGAtggtttgtctttttttttttgtcaaagaaTCTTGACTACTTCGTCGACTTCAATACCTGATACAGAGCAAGCACTTCCTTAGTCACAATCACAATTACAATTACAGTTACAGCATCGttttaaattaacttttaacGTCATTTTCTCACATTGTTGACATCAAATTATTATTTCATTTTCAATCATTACtttaaatatcactttaaaaaaaatattctacttttatttttttaatcgtcaataaataatttaattaataaataaatattcatcatcatattctatttttattttttttaatcattaATAAATTTTAGTAACAATTgctattttttattgttgttgatttaatttagtaatttaaattttgtaattttaaatttgataatgttattggttttatttttattattaatttttgtgttgtatatttttttttattttaattattagtataacataaatttaaattttatatattaaatataattaaaataacaaaaataaataattaaaacttataatattatatataaggaTTTATTTGTATTTAAAGAAAATTATTAAGGCTAATTTAGACCTTTAATTTTGACTTTAAATGAAAGGAAAGTACCAATTTGACCCATGTGTTTTGCATGAATACTTGATCGGcccttatgttttgttaaatgacaatttagacTCTTTATTTTGTAAAACAGATCAAAATAATACCCTGAGCCCAATTTTagtcaaataattttttaatatgactAAAATTCCCTTAAGTTTTTTAActaatgaaataattaaataaattaaaatgatttaaaaaaataataattaataaattttaaataaaagttaataaaaaaataacttaaaattttgaaaataaataatcaGGTttaataaaaacacaataaaattaaaactaaaaacaaaTCTAAAAATCAATTTGTTATTCATTTCTTCGTCTTCGTCTTCATCTTCTTGCTctttgttgacccaagatttgaccaactgacacggagtcagaatatgcttgatgtgaatgaaagagatgagaagaacgtaatgacaaaagtaaataagacacagtattttatagtggttcggccccaggatctggtaatgatcTACgcccacttagaatgatattgatataaaaaccagaagagtgatcaaagaactagggttcaatgagtttcaccactttctgaagaacaatacaatattactaggataattactataacCTCTCACGATtccaaagccaaaagtcccctcccttgagctatctcttgctatttataggctcaagggggattacaaaatattgttacagatattctttcctgaataatcagatactcaggagattgtgtgagataaattcgggattcataaagatcttcccattaatgtcgccttgtacacggaactatcgaccagactggtcgcaggtaagataggcttgcactgcttctaatgtgtcatctggtcgatactctagcataacgtttccaggtgtcagccacgtgtccagggatcacttgccacgccaccaatgctaattttatggataacattcTTCATTATTTATAATTCTTCGTCTGCAATGGAGTTATTGGCCAAGTAACCCTAAAAGCCCTAGAAAATTAGCAACTTGAATCAACCCTGTCTGTCGTCCACATAAAACCTATTCAGCTCCTCCTATTTTTCCACGAACCCAGAAAAGCAGTGCACCCTTAAAGTTCACTTGGTATTTGACTTCTAGGAGCAAATCTAGAGCATCAAAGGATAGCAGCTGCAGACGACGACAATAGTTCTGAAGTTATGGGTTGGCCATGGATGATGATGATAAATCTAAGCAAGTGGGTGAACCCAGGAGTTATGGGTTTGCAGGGAACAACGACGATTGGTTCACCCATATCCAAGTTTCTTCTCAAATGGTGCGTTTAACTTAGATCTAACCTTCAGAACATTTTCATGCTCACCTTTCATCGGGGTATGGGGTAGGGGTGTTCATATAAACCACAAACCGCGGTTTGGAACCAAATCGCACCGCACCAAACCGCCAAAAATCGTAATCGGTGAAACCGTTTTTCGATGGTTCGGTTTAACTGGACCGCTCAACTTTAATGGTTTGGTCACAGTTTCTaattttaaaaccaattaaactgAACCTGACtgtgattttttctaaaaaaataatttttagaaatgATGGTTCAAAGGTTTGAACCCCTACACTTAAATTAATATAAAGTCTATCAAACCATCCAAGTCAACACAATTTTATTGTTTAAGATATGTTTTTAAtagtatttaatacatgcacaag from Humulus lupulus chromosome 5, drHumLupu1.1, whole genome shotgun sequence encodes the following:
- the LOC133780133 gene encoding putative disease resistance protein RGA3, whose amino-acid sequence is MAEAVISMVVDLLGSLPLEKLIKEVSLVSKVQQRVDNLKRNLRSIRAVLHDAENKRWTTNSESVKVWLETLADDAQEMGNVLDQWNTLILKTQIESEFRKRNSVSFFMPTFCFCFPSVNNFSHREISQKIEELDEKVTRAANQIGHLGLIENMARVDTHAEKVLGRLETTSFIDETEVHGRDQDKEVLLDMLMCETSHGVGQGQLEVISIVGMGGLGKTTMAQLTFNNETVKNHFSKRIWVCVSEPFDLLKIASAITENLHKDNQTHIQEKDDSSQTQYGNPPTFQTLEAAFNWISISLRKSRFLLVLDDVWNEEPSKWEPLEIMLKKLDCVGSKVLVTTRKESVARVMGASSTSHIIKLKELNQNECQMIFERRAFKGRNNEEIEELRDVAVQIVKKCKGLPLAAKTLGGLMHFKRSRQEWEGVLRSQLWELKVREVEEYLFGPLLLSYLDLSSFEKPCLLHCSIYPKDYLIDKRQLVELWMSEGYLSCEEEGASVFQNLTMRSFFQDFQEANDIYDDSNVVCKMHDILHDFIQYLTKRECEIIEALNINSDVMKKQRLGDQSTRHLTIAMESKAEFPNLELTDGNKKFLHTFLILRQEKNISTDSSTFLTLKHLRTLNVSKCGLKRLPENIGDLIHLRYLGLSNNPLVKLPKAICNLCNLQTFKLESCRSLLELPESMGKLINLRSLYCYKSDAFSRLPKGISRLTSLRYVDWIEAFGDKTKYLTLRELTKMNCKLKIDYLTIHLKSLVNIEHATEANKVELATWELVSELVIIYQGNRHEFDAAIDFFEPHPKLKVLKVRHSCCRTFSPTWMMSLNLLRDIEFYHCYSISSLPSALGKLPSLESLRFWHFDSRKLGPELLGIMEDHQVERHESTTLFPKLKLLTFRNGENLEEWKTEVPSNNIKLMPYLQTLQFMCCPRLRVLPNFLRRVPLQFIYIYYDSILMEHCRTREGNEWPKISHAKNILLDDVHVQKDGRFIEETI